The genomic segment GACAGGAGAATGAACCCTAAAAGGAGATATTTCCAGTTTCGGCGCCGGACGTTTGATTTTTCTTTTTTAAGGGGGGAAACGGTCTGGAATAAGTCCAATAAGGTGCCGAGAGGGCAAAACCAGCCGCAAAAAAAACGACCGAGGATCAGGGTCAGTCCGATGACGATCAGAGATAACAGGAGCAGGGAGATCAAGGCCCTGGCAGCCAACATGGCGGCCGCAGCCACCAGGGGGTCCAGGCGGAAAAAGATATTGACGGCATAGGGGATTTGGTCTTCACCCTTATAATCGGTCAGGCGGAAGAGGACCAGAAATAAAAGAAGAAAAAGGGTTTGGGCTATGCGTCTCCAGTAGAGGAGGGGAAATGTTTTATTGCTTCGTTTTTTCAACTCCGAACTCCGAACTTTGAACTCTTAACTCTGACCCCCTGATCCCCCCGGCCCCCTTTCACGCCTTAACAACCTTGATCTTCTTCAAGTCCATCTCACCCAACCCTAATTGATAAGCTGCCTGGGTCGACTCGATTTCCTCGGGCTTTAAGTGAAAGAGGGTGGTGGCATAAGCATCTGCCGCCACGATATCGGTGGAAGCGATCAGGCTGTTGAGGATCTTTACATCTTTCAGGTCCCCGCCTTGAGGGCCATTCCGGAGCAGGATCCGGGTAGCGTCGATCACGGTCAGATGGGGTTTTAATACGGTATTTAAGTCGGCTATCCGCTGGCCCAGGGAAAAATGGATCTTGCCCCGGAATCCGCCGATGACTCCCATGATATTTTTCAGCCCCAGGCTTAGTCCGGCTCCACCATGATGTTTGGCCACCGGCACATTGATATAGCAGTCGGCCTCCAGGGCCTCTTTATAAAATTCCCAGTCGTTGATGGATTTCCCTTTGGCGATTCGAACAGGGATGAATTTCCGGTTGTCCATGTAGGTGCAAATGGCCCTTCGATCCCCCAAGGACTCCACGGCCTTTTTGATCCCGCTGTTGGCATAGCAGCGACGTTCCTCATTACAAGGGCGGTCAAAAACCAGCACCTGGGCGGCCCCGGCGTCCAAAGCCAGACGTACCAGGGTCTTAACCACCTCCGGATGGGTATTGGCCCCTTGTTCAGGGGAGCGGTCCCAACCGATGTTGGGTTTAACCACCACCCGCTGCCCCTTTTTAACAAAGGGCTGAATACCCCCCAAGGGACC from the Deltaproteobacteria bacterium genome contains:
- a CDS encoding DUF362 domain-containing protein; translated protein: MNRRVFLKQCALWTAGLTLSPPVFRLIPELWAEPRASIVSITEGTDYPALVSKVLGPLGGIQPFVKKGQRVVVKPNIGWDRSPEQGANTHPEVVKTLVRLALDAGAAQVLVFDRPCNEERRCYANSGIKKAVESLGDRRAICTYMDNRKFIPVRIAKGKSINDWEFYKEALEADCYINVPVAKHHGGAGLSLGLKNIMGVIGGFRGKIHFSLGQRIADLNTVLKPHLTVIDATRILLRNGPQGGDLKDVKILNSLIASTDIVAADAYATTLFHLKPEEIESTQAAYQLGLGEMDLKKIKVVKA